The DNA region TTGTACAAGTAAGTACTAGAATACCTCTAATCCAGAATGGTGGCTTTTTATCCTTTTCAGGTTCGTCAAAGAATTTTTTACGTTTAACTACTCTTTTAAATATTGTCATGAGAAGCATAGTGAGACCAAAACCAAAAATTGGGGAGATAAGCAACGATAAACCAGCATCTATTACTTTTTTCCAATTTAGAGCAACGCTGCCATCAACATTAATAAACATAAAAGCAATACCTACTCCAAAAATTGACCCTAAAAGCGTATGCGAACTAGAACAAGGTATTCCAAAATACCAAGTTCCGAGATTCCAGAAAACAGCAGTTAGAATAAGCGCAAATATCATAGCCATTGTATGATAGGTATTCTGGTCAACTAAAATTTCAAGCGGAAGTAAGTTGATTATACCCATCGCAACTGCTAGGCCACCAAGGTAAACCCCTAAGAAGTTCCAGATACCAGACCAGATAACGGCTGTTCGAGGTTTTAGCGATTTAGTATAGATTACAGTTGCAACAGCATTCGCAGTGTCGTGAAAACCATTGATAAATTCGAATGTCAGTGCAGCAAGAATGCTGAATATTAATAAAATTGTTAATCCAGTGCCTAGTCCAAACATAATGTGAAGTTTTTAAAATGCAGCGCAAAGGTATAACACGGTATTAATTTAATGTTAATATAATATTTTATTAATGTTAAATTAATGTTAAGTGATGGAAAAAGTGCCTAAAATAGGTTGAATGTCTAAAATTTCAAGAGTGTTTTAAGTACTCCAAGTACTTTAGGCACTTAAGTGCACTCTAGGCACTTCTTATTTAAAATTGTAATATTTTCTGATAGGTTTTTTCACATTCCATACACACTTTAAACCTACTTTGAAAGTCACAAAATCGCCGGCTTTGATCGAGTAATTTCCGTCAGGAGTTTCAACTTCAACTTCACCATCAATTATCTGACATTCCTCCTCAGATTCGTAATACCAATCAAATTTCGAAATCTCTTTCGTCCAAATTGGCCATTTGTTGATTCCTCTATTAATAATCTCTTCTTTCGAGAGTTTATCGATGATTACCTTACTCATAATGATTAATTTAAAAGGATTAAAAACCTAAATTATATAGATAAATTTGAATAATTAAATGAAAATGGAAAAAATTTTGGTTCGCATAACATCTTGTTTATTAATATAATTACTGGTTATATTTTATGCAAAAATAGAAAGACTATACCAATTTGAAAAGAAAATATTAAAGAAAACCAATAGAGTGCCGATTTTTATACATTTGTGAAAACAAATTATATGGAGTTCAATCTTAGTATCGGATTATCTCATCTTGAGACGCAACGTGTTACTTCCAATACAACCGCGTTACATTATGGTTCAGGTTTGGTTGATATATTTGCAACACCCGCAATGATTGCTTTAATGGAAAAGGCTGCTCTAAATGCTGTTCGCACAAAATTACCCGAAGGATATAATACTGTAGGTACAGAAATCTCAGTAAAGCATATAAAAGCTACTCCAAAGGGAATGAAAGTAAAAAGCGAAGCTACATTAAAAGAGATTAATGGCAATAAACTTTTATTCGAAGTTCTGGCCTGGGACGAAGAGGGTGAAATTGGACGAGGAACACATTCTCGTAAGATTATAGAAACTGAAAAATTTATGAGTCGTTTTCGAAATAAGAAATAGTCATGGATTTGGGTATTTTTACATCTCCTTCGTATCATAGGCACGAAATTAAAGTGCATTCATTTGATATAGACTTTAATAGTAGGCTAAACGTTTTTTCGCTGTTTAACTACTTTCAGGAGATAGCTTGGGAACATGCTGCAATTTTACAATTTGGACTAGAAGATTTATCTAAGAAGAATCTTTTCTGGGTCTTATCCCGTGTAAGGGTTGAAATTGTAAGGCTGCCAAATTGGGCTGAGAAAATTACTTTAATTACATATCCAAGGGGTATCTATGGGTTATTTGCGTTAAGGGACTACGAGGTTTATGACTCAGGAGGGAATTGCATTATTTCTGGTTCAGGTGGTTGGCTTATTTTGGATGCGAAAAATCGACGACCTATTCGCTTGAATGATCTTGATTTAGATTTTTTTAATAATGATCGTAGAGCACTTTCGGTAAACGCATCAAAGGTTGTAGATGTAAAGCAAAATCCTTTAAGGGTAGATAATTTAGTCGTTAGAACGAGTGATATTGATCTTAACAATCATGTAAACAATACTCGATATATTGAATGGGCTTATAATATGTTTTCTTTAGATTATCATAAAGTG from Bacteroidales bacterium includes:
- a CDS encoding cupin domain-containing protein, with the protein product MSKVIIDKLSKEEIINRGINKWPIWTKEISKFDWYYESEEECQIIDGEVEVETPDGNYSIKAGDFVTFKVGLKCVWNVKKPIRKYYNFK
- a CDS encoding thioesterase family protein; its protein translation is MEFNLSIGLSHLETQRVTSNTTALHYGSGLVDIFATPAMIALMEKAALNAVRTKLPEGYNTVGTEISVKHIKATPKGMKVKSEATLKEINGNKLLFEVLAWDEEGEIGRGTHSRKIIETEKFMSRFRNKK